A window of Micromonas commoda chromosome 13, complete sequence contains these coding sequences:
- a CDS encoding predicted protein yields the protein MFRKFAPGENVDPKLQQLKSSVQRGIRTKIAEQYPQLEDEEVLDELIPKKCVMNIAKTDTKISVVLVDGVPKFFQLRDGAYFPHLRVLHEYPDMMPKLRVDKGAIRFVFQGANIMCPGLTSPGAEIIDEVDEDVPVAIYAEGKQHALAVGITKMSTADIKSVNKGIGVDTVHHLNDGLWHCAKFDA from the coding sequence ATGTTCCGCAAGTTCGCCCCCGGCGAGAACGTGGATCCTAAGCTGCAGCAGCTCAAGTCGTCCGTGCAGCGCGGCATCCGCACCAAGATCGCCGAGCAGTACCCGCAGctggaggatgaggaggtgTTGGACGAGCTCATCCCGAAGAAGTGCGTGATGAACATCGCCAAGACGGACACCAAGATCAGCGTGGTGCTCGTCGACGGAGTCCCTAAGTTCTTTCAGCTGAGAGACGGCGCGTACTTCCCGCATCTCAGGGTGCTCCACGAGTACCCGGACATGATGCCCAAGCTGAGGGTGGACAAGGGCGCCATCAGATTTGTGTTCCAGGGCGCCAACATCATGTGCCCGGGGCTCAcgtcccccggcgcggaaatcatcgacgaggtcgacgaggacgttccGGTGGCTATTTACGCGGAGGGGAAGCAGCACGCGCTGGCGGTCGGGATCACCAAGATGTCCACGGCGGACATCAAGAGCGTGAACAAAGGGATCGGGGTGGACACGGTGCACCACCTCAACGACGGGCTCTGGCACTGCGCAAAGTTCGACGCGTGA
- a CDS encoding hypothetical protein (conserved hypothetical protein), giving the protein MGAGASTGQFSAEGILSESEIDPNEPVENEGYDSDLAADHERLIATKKTPSAGIPTLDPRKGRLSLQPFGGKYNIMPCAHNLHKPAQYPDEFPADALKLPDDTLKLEFVHGYRAHDCRSNLGYSDDGKLCYHAAGVGCAMNTQTRKQNFFDLHDDDITCLVMHPSRRYVATGQVGASPAIHVWRASDGQRVASIRGAHNASVLLLAFSADGRYLASVGADPEHTVAVHEWEANPSEEDGGAFGGKLVSCAFFDIFGRSTPLCMKWNPTDGRLVVGGTKSLKFFAVDGDQLRCTPAVYSHGARKGYAACSVLSLTFLPDGSTFGGTVKGDVYKYEEGGVRAVRKFTGVHHGPIHDMCFTGKALVTAGKDGKIKLWSVFMQPMFELNLAKTKETMVDEYYSTLSFQSGKSPSIRALAATVDGRTLAVGTSSSEVFEIDISQTQAVAAASAKLVIQGHAAAVDPRTGKDIGEVWGLCMHPNKPKFATVGEDRTLRIWSLKEKRMKSHKRLPGAGRSVAWHPTAEHVACGTTNGKVTVIDLSNNSVVASVNVNVNADDESGAPITNLRYSPDGKFLAVACQDGQLRILDVFNGTDGGYRLVDQTEPVTNPDAAALGSKYNPDDAGKLALTHLDWSEDSRFVQVNTAHGDVKFFTAPQCDEVPASDPSVANAEWATWSLPCGWPTQGLWSPTMMPGDLNAVARCNKGDWEQGERVIASADDYGRVRLSRYPANVGESAHREYWGHSAHVTNCEFSSNDKWLVTTGGGDRCVLVWRHKDPDNEGPDYQPGSDSRPATAATQRSHMSGSQFGVQTLPPGATATTKTLAAALAVTTSPKLAVKETPSKDPLGDKAAADKAAAAYKAQEEARLKSLSPTTPVVPDWVDSDTDSDDDDACTYDNAVSSKAILMVNSGMENGQSVYTPVNAHNGHPNPYKNHSLAELGCRRGYRSPMTGKPCLSQTEVPSWWQKESTTYDPPDATLFLRWVYGFRGYDTRQNAYYNDKGEICYHSAAVGVVYNPVYETQKHVTDNPESDDVAEGNSDDILCMARHPDKVIFATGEIGKNPKVVVWDSANMKALAVLEGFHKKAVTALCFSPCGDFVACVGQDDEHKVAIYEWRTETLLAWYKADREKILGINWSPFSGDLVTTGVKHIKVVKGCWSKEEKIVKGQVFKPVKAKFGDLGKWQNFYTSCFTPEGACVVGSQKGKLYVFDPDMKLVKVVPGHGGKVNAVFCLHDSNVLFSGGDDGVVAFWKASDVTPLHRIQLTSAESGAPAAVSSITTDVKSKVLCGTKCGEIWEISDEARLVVEAHGKGEVWGLAVHPTLPKILTGSDDGTLRIWDVEPEKPRKVVARARMIEDPAQVRRIPNSSFNTDAVRSVAFHPNGETCAAGTMGGVVQIFSHSIQGGKHDSLVRVAELKRPKGRDEWISDLKFSPAHPDDPVGGRYLAVGSHDNYVDVYDCRNRYELVGVCKGHSSFITHMGWSKDGSTLFTNSGDYEILYWHMPKGVQIVRSSECKDVAWDGWTGVLGFQATGVWYKGSDGTDVNSCEVSVVRGDAGREERVIATGDDRGVVSLFKAPALGGRALTYGGHSSHVTNVRFKKDGTQLFSAGGGDASILQWEVVPGGRSAAPAGGVTESLAGAYPRQTFEHSDESVDAIQP; this is encoded by the coding sequence atgggcgcgggcgcgtcgaccggGCAGTTCAGCGCCGAGGGCATCCTCTCCGAATCCGAGATCGACCCGAACGAACCGGTGGAGAACGAGGGGTACGActccgacctcgccgccgaccacgAGCGGCTCATCGCCACCAAGAAGACGCCGTCCGCCGGGATCCCGACGCTGGACCCGCGAAAGGGCAGGCTCTCGCTGCAACCCTTCGGCGGCAAGTACAACATCATGCCGTGCGCGCATAACCTCCACAAACCCGCGCAGTACCCCGACGAGttccccgcggacgccctgAAGCTCCCGGACGACACCCTGAAGCTCGAGTTTGTCCACGGATACCGCGCGCACGACTGCAGGTCCAACCTCGGAtactccgacgacggcaagCTCTGCTaccacgccgcgggcgtcggctgCGCGATGAACACGCAGACGCGCAAGCAGAACTTCTTCGATttgcacgacgacgacatcacGTGCCTCGTCATGCACCCCTCCAGGCGCTACGTCGCCACCGGACAGGTTGGCGCGTCCCCCGCCATCCACGTGTGGCGAGCGTCGGATGGCCAGAGGGTCGCGTCCattcgcggcgcgcacaaCGCGTCCGTGCTGctcctcgccttctccgcggacgGGCGGTACCTCGccagcgtcggcgcggacccggagCACACCGTGGCGGTGCACGAGTGGGAGGCGAACccgtcggaggaggacggcggcgcctttGGTGGGAAGCTCGTCTCGTGCGCGTTTTTCGACATCTTCGgtcggtcgacgccgctGTGCATGAAGTGGAACCCCACGGACGGGCGCTTGGTCGTGGGCGGGACCAAGTCCCTGAAGTTCTtcgccgtggacggcgaTCAGCTGCGGTGCACCCCGGCTGTGTACTCGCACGGCGCGCGAAAGGGGTACGCCGCGTGCTCGGTGCTCTCGCTGACGTTTCTTCCCGACGGGAGCACCTTTGGCGGAACCGTCAAGGGAGACGTGTACAAGTACGAGGAAGGGGGCGTGCGTGCGGTTCGCAAGTTCACCGGCGTGCACCACGGCCCGATCCACGACATGTGCTTCACCGGCAAGGCGCTGGTCACCGCGGGCAAGGATGGCAAGATCAAGCTGTGGAGCGTGTTCATGCAACCGATGTTCGAGCTCAACCTCGCCAAGACGAAGGAAACTATGGTGGACGAGTACTACAGCACGTTGTCGTTCCAGAGCGGCAAGTCGCCCTCCATTCGCGCCCTGGCCGCCACCGTGGACGGCCGGACCCTCGCCGTGGgcacgtcctcctccgaggTTTTCGAGATTGACATCTCGCAGACGCAAGCCGTGGCGGCTGCGTCCGCCAAGCTCGTCATCCAgggccacgccgccgcggtcgacccGCGCACGGGCAAGGACATCGGCGAGGTCTGGGGGCTGTGCATGCACCCGAACAAGCCCAAGTTTgccaccgtcggcgaggaccgcACCCTGCGCATCTGGTCGCTGAAGGAGAAGCGGATGAAATCGCACAAGCGcctcccgggcgcggggcgatccGTCGCGTGGCACCCCACcgccgagcacgtcgcgTGCGGCACCACGAACGGCAAGGTGACCGTCATCGACCTCTCCAACaactccgtcgtcgcctccgtcAACGTCAACGTCAACGCGGATGACGAGAGCGGAGCTCCCATCACCAACTTGCGATACTCCCCCGACGGTAagttcctcgccgtcgcgtgccAGGACGGCCAGCTCCGCATCCTCGACGTCTTCAACGGCACGGACGGCGGCTACAGACTCGTGGACCAGACGGAGCCCGTGACcaaccccgacgccgcggcgctgggcaGCAAGTACAACCCGGATGACGCTGGTAAGCTCGCGCTGACGCACCTGGACTGGTCCGAGGATTCTCGATTCGTTCAGGTGAAcaccgcgcacggcgacgtcaagttcttcaccgcgccgcaGTGCGACGAGGTGCCGGCGTCCGATCCGAGCGTGGCGAACGCCGAGTGGGCCACCTGGTCCCTCCCCTGCGGCTGGCCCACGCAGGGCCTCtggtcgccgacgatgatGCCCGGCGACCTCAACGCCGTGGCGCGATGCAACAAGGGCGACTGGGAgcagggcgagcgcgtgatcgcctccgcggacgactACGGCCGCGTGCGACTGTCCCGTTACCCGGCCAACGTCGGCGAGTCCGCGCACCGCGAGTACTGGGGCCACAGCGCGCACGTGACCAACTGCGAGTTTTCTAGCAACGACAAGTGGCTGGTcacgacgggcggcggcgaccgatGCGTCCTCGTCTGGAGGCACAAGGACCCCGACAACGAGGGCCCCGACTACCAACCCGGGTCCGACTCGAGGCCCGCCACGGCCGCCACGCAGAGGAGCCACATGTCCGGCTCGCAGTTTGGCGTCCAGACGTTaccccccggcgcgacggcgacgacaaagacgctcgccgccgcgttggctgTCACCACGTCGCCCAAGCTCGCCGTCAAGGAGACGCCCTCGAAGGACCCGCTCGGGGacaaggcggccgcggacaaggcggccgccgcgtacaaggcgcaggaggaggcgaggctcAAGTCCTTATCCCCCACCACGCCGGTGGTTCCCGATTGGGTCGACTCGGACACGgattcggacgacgacgacgcgtgcacGTACGACAACGCGGTTTCGTCCAAGGCTATCCTCATGGTCAACTCCGGCATGGAGAACGGCCAGAGCGTGTACACCCCCGTCAACGCGCACAACGGACACCCAAACCCGTACAAGAACCACTCCCTGGCGGAGCTCGGGTGCCGCCGGGGGTATCGTTCGCCGATGACTGGCAAGCCGTGCCTGTCGCAGACGGAGGTTCCGTCCTGGTGGCAGAAGGAGTCCACCACGTACGACCCGCCGGACGCCACCTTATTTCTCAGGTGGGTGTACGGCTTTCGCGGGTACGACACCAGGCAGAACGCCTACTACAACGACAAGGGTGAGATTTGCTACcactccgccgcggttgGCGTCGTGTACAATCCCGTGTACGAGACCCAGAAGCACGTCACCGATAACCCCGAgtcggacgacgtcgccgagggtaaCAGCGACGACATCCTGTGCATGGCCAGGCATCCCGACAAGGTCATCTTCGCCACCGGCGAGATTGGCAAGAACCCCAAGGTTGTCGTGTGGGACAGCGCCAACATGAAGGCTCTTGCCGTGTTGGAGGGTTTCCACAAGAAGGCTGTCACCGCGCTGTGCTTCTCGCCGTGCGGCGACTTCGTGGCGTGCGTGGGCCAGGACGACGAGCACAAGGTTGCCATCTACGAGTGGCGCACAGAGACTTTGCTCGCTTGGTACAAGGCTGACCGCGAGAAGATCCTCGGGATCAACTGGTCGCCCTTctccggcgacctcgtcaCCACCGGCGTGAAGCACATCAAGGTAGTCAAGGGGTGCTGGAGCAAGGAGGAAAAGATCGTCAAGGGTCAGGTGTTCAAGCCGGTCAAGGCGAAGTTTGGCGACCTCGGCAAGTGGCAGAACTTCTACACGTCCTGCTTCACGCCGGAAGGGGCGTGCGTCGTGGGTTCGCAGAAGGGAAAGCTCTACGTCTTTGACCCGGATATGAAGCTCGTGAAGGTTGTCCCCGGCCACGGCGGCAAAGTCAACGCGGTTTTCTGCCTGCACGACTCCAACGTCCTcttctccggcggcgacgacggcgtcgtggcgtTCTGGAAGGCTTCCGACGTCACGCCGTTGCACCGCATCCAGCTCACGTCCGCGGAGTCCGgtgcgcccgccgcggttaGCTCCATCACCACCGACGTCAAGTCCAAGGTGCTCTGCGGCACCAAGTGCGGCGAGATTTGGGAGATCTCCGACGAGGCtcgactcgtcgtcgaggcgcacgGCAAGGGCGAGGTTTGGGGCCTCGCCGTCCACCCGACGTTACCCAAGATCCTCACCGgatccgacgacggcacgcTTCGCATCTGGGACGTGGAGCCCGAGAAGCCCAGGAAGGttgtcgcgcgcgcgagaatGATTGAGGACCCGGCGCAGGTGCGGCGCATCCCCAACTCGAGCTTCAACACGGACGCCGTTCGCTCGGTGGCGTTCCACCCCAACGGCgagacgtgcgcggcgggtACCATGGGCGGCGTGGTGCAGATCTTCTCGCACAGCATCCAGGGCGGCAAGCACGACTCTTtggtccgcgtcgccgagttgAAGAGACCGAAGGGCCGCGACGAGTGGATCTCCGACCTCAAGTTTTCGCCCGCGCATCCGGACGACCCCGTCGGCGGTCGCTACCTCGCCGTCGGTTCGCACGATAACTACGTCGACGTGTACGACTGCAGGAACAGgtacgagctcgtcggcgtgtGCAAGGGCCACTCGTCCTTCATCACGCACATGGGCTGGTCCAAGGATGGCTCGACGCTGTTCACAAACTCTGGCGACTACGAGATCCTGTACTGGCACATGCCCAAGGGTGTGCAGATCGTCCGCTCCTCCGAGTGCAAGGACGTCGCCTGGGACGGATGGaccggcgtcctcgggtTCCAGGCCACCGGCGTGTGGTACAAGGGCAGCGACGGCACCGACGTCAACTCGTGCGAAGTTTCCGTCgttcgaggcgacgccggccgAGAGGAACGCGTCatcgccaccggcgacgaccgcggcgtcgtctccctcTTCAAGgctcccgcgctcggcggccgcgcgctcacGTACGGCGGCCACAGCTCGCACGTGACGAACGTGAGGTTCAAGAAGGACGGGACACAGCTGTtcagcgcgggcggcggcgacgccagcATATTGCAGTGGGAGGTTGTGCCCGGCggcaggagcgcggcgcccgcggggggcgtgaCTGAGTCCCTCGCCGGGGCGTACCCGCGTCAGACGTTCGAGCACAGCGACGAATCCGTGGACGCCATCCAACCTTGA